A genomic segment from Polyangium mundeleinium encodes:
- a CDS encoding NAD-dependent epimerase/dehydratase family protein — translation MEELGISTGKVLLTGASGFIGGRLQGALASRGVDVVSLRRRGSPPAKQGRSVEVEYDDRAGLERLFGEEKPDYVLHVAGATKGVAYADFQRANVMPTENLLEALRKKHPEVRRFVLVSSLASYGPSSAARPHIETDAPRPIEFYGQSKLEAERVVERAGDVIPWTVLRPGGVYGPGDVDYFNLFREVERGRNVFFGNKKRWFSGIYVDDLVAATLVASAHDGAKGRAFFVCDNDPVTWERFQGAIVEASGRRVLTMDLPEMLVDVAAFGGEIATRFDKKPRLFNRQKAKMGAQEAWTCKSDALREATGWRSKVEVQEGVRLALEWYRREKWI, via the coding sequence GTGGAAGAGCTCGGAATTTCAACCGGAAAAGTCCTCCTCACGGGCGCGAGTGGCTTCATCGGGGGGCGCTTGCAAGGCGCGCTCGCCTCGCGCGGCGTGGACGTCGTCTCCTTGCGGCGGCGCGGCTCGCCTCCGGCGAAGCAGGGGCGCTCGGTCGAGGTCGAGTACGACGATCGCGCGGGCCTCGAACGCTTGTTCGGCGAGGAGAAGCCGGACTACGTGCTGCACGTCGCGGGCGCGACGAAGGGCGTCGCGTACGCCGACTTCCAGCGCGCGAACGTGATGCCCACGGAGAACCTGCTCGAAGCGCTGCGCAAGAAGCACCCCGAGGTGCGCCGCTTCGTCCTCGTCAGCTCGCTCGCGAGTTACGGCCCTTCGAGCGCGGCGCGCCCGCACATCGAGACGGACGCGCCACGCCCCATCGAGTTCTACGGGCAAAGCAAGCTCGAAGCCGAGCGTGTGGTCGAGCGCGCGGGCGACGTGATCCCCTGGACCGTGCTGCGGCCCGGCGGCGTGTACGGCCCGGGCGACGTCGACTACTTCAACCTGTTCCGCGAGGTCGAGCGCGGCCGGAACGTCTTCTTCGGCAACAAGAAGCGCTGGTTCTCGGGCATCTACGTCGACGACCTCGTCGCGGCGACGCTCGTCGCGTCCGCGCACGACGGCGCGAAGGGCCGCGCGTTTTTCGTGTGCGACAACGACCCCGTCACCTGGGAGCGGTTCCAGGGGGCGATCGTCGAGGCGAGCGGCCGGCGCGTGCTCACCATGGATCTGCCGGAGATGCTCGTCGACGTGGCGGCGTTCGGCGGCGAGATCGCGACGCGGTTCGACAAGAAGCCGCGCCTCTTCAACCGGCAGAAGGCGAAGATGGGCGCGCAGGAGGCGTGGACGTGCAAGAGCGACGCGCTGCGCGAGGCGACGGGCTGGCGCTCGAAGGTCGAGGTCCAGGAAGGCGTGCGCCTCGCGCTCGAATGGTACCGCCGCGAGAAATGGATCTGA